A section of the Devosia rhizoryzae genome encodes:
- a CDS encoding peroxidase family protein, translating into MVTYIRSDLDFILEQIKIAEKHAAYVANPNDPNAAPLYGVGQAGQVGSVPAYTLSLGLRTVDGSYNNLLPGQEKWGAADLPFPELLNPQYRTADGTFFDPDGPGPAPAMPTSPNYNPSNNPNSLVFDSSLRTISNLIVDQTLSNPAAIIKGLQLGGVMEASLVNVALVQAIYQAYKPAADAEYQARVVMDAAKTAANALNDGNPDTPPSQAEQTALDALATATAAHDLTVVNLEAASATRDAALVPFGIVMDGDNVQISNVSPDVGLSAPFNSWFTLFGQFFDHGLDLVNKGGSGTVFIPLQPDDPLYVEGSHTNFMVLTRATVSPGADGVMGTADDVRPVNTTTPFVDQNQTYSSHASHQVFLRQYAMGADGKPHATGNLIEGRDANNGTTGVGAGGMATWGEVKEQAKMLGILLTDQDVGAVPLLRTDAYGNFIPNAQGFAQVITGVGADGIPNTADDIVISGTPSAPVSLATAIRINAAFLADIAHDAVPNGLADGDIEIGLQNPGNNPAVYDNELLDAHFIAGDGRVNENIGLTAVHHIFHSEHNRLVEHTKEMVLASKDMAFINEWLRLDLTQDQVNALPTDAAAIAAYAATLTWDGERLFQAAKFGTEMQYQHTVFEDFARKIQPNIDFFVVPDGYHADINPTIVAEFAHVVYRFGHSMLNEQIDRLDSSFTNDQISLIKGFLNPIEFDSGHTVADNIAAGDIIRGMTRQVGNEIDEFVTSALRNNLLGLPLDLSTINLARGRDVGVPSLNAARRDFFEASQHAPELKPYDSWVEFAGNLKNEASVINFMAAYGTHSSITSESTVEGKRAAAMAIIFGVQQTIIDNPNTAANEARTIGVPADAEAFLNSTGAWASNPVTGVTITGLDLIDLWIGGLAEKILPFGGMLGSTFNFVFEVQLEQLQDGDRFYYLQRLDGLHLLSEMENNTFAKIISLNADAGHLPSDVFSTPGLILEVDQTRQWNPGLGNADPAGGSILTPLVIRNNPATPGTDTNYLKYTGTDHVLLGGTDGNDILIGSEGDDTLYADGGNDRLEGGSGNDSYFGGAGDDIISDLFGDDIIRAGTGHDAINAGAGVDLIVGDEGQDFIILGADTLDEAFGGVGNDFVLGSKTTEQTLGGEGDDWIEIGAWTGAVGDDFDDQFQADSVKGHDVFHGDGGFDEFIGEGGDDIYFGSLGRGKFDGMSGYDWATYSDMNFVVDVDLARQILPGLPVLPANVALDTFTQVEGASGSRLADVIRGTDVTAADVPTEGFRGSALDAEGIALITGLQQLLNGAGPASFDAQGRFVGGNILLGGDGSDLIEGRGGDDIIDGDKWLRVRIAVMSSFDENGPTGTNVLSYHTSMKTLVSDVMSGKINPGQLKIVRDITSEGADNVADIDTALYSDVRANYSFSANADGTLVVTHAGGLATDGTDMLRNIERLQFSDGTSINIIVGTPFSDNGLAPQGSAPLNQPVLNGTAGDDLILGLAGSDVLNGGAGNDILVGGADGTAASSSTTTTTFTDNFNTSSFGNGGPNWDPDWVETGDNNNAGSGQIRIDDGNNTLRIVGGTQNIGGNQTGPANGATITRAVNLVGADTVTITFSANPDSLEAGESVVAEFTANGTTWVPMATITGNGANQNYSYTATGPFPNASVRFVASAMNETNDVVNIDDLVITRSTVTITQVAGGDTLNGGLGDDTYSFGFGDGNDVINELANQGTADRISILAPSTGIDPLTDLAIRTITSLDASDSNTGTANGDLVINYGLTNGTTTSNQSIRVAGHYSGNVAGTGVERINFNGATYAGYALGTDDYLISRADPNARDSVANGVNLSASTVSNFIAGENGVNDAITGGTVNDLIFGGTGNNDLVGGLGDDLLVGGSGSDRLDARPNGDPANPDFAGALGADTMIGGAGNDVYGVDDLLDVVVELAGGGNDRVETFLTSLSLELMANVEDLTYQGADAGQFVGTGNALNNIISGGDLADTLSGLAGNDTLVGGLGADTMIGGDGSDVYFVDDAGDVVTETNTSTAATEVDRVESDISYTLGANVENLDLNGANAAINGTGNALNNVINGNDGVNQLFGGAGNDTLVGNDGNDLLDGGTGDDTLNGGDDNDTIIGGAGNDTIDVGNGFNTIIYNATGFGNDIINSFDSAGGTPANQDRIDLSGLGVTAANFASRVFETAAGNDTIITIRENGANSAIQGTIRINGSNTAAIDQTDFTLATTAPVLAGATAGNDVLNGTAAANTINGLAGADVINGGDGNDVIIGGAGIAAGTYADAFAAAAFNNNTGTLNFAGNWTETGDNNNAASGDILITGGVLRFASTIDANDSIARAINLTGATAPTLSFTYQGAAAGETIVVEALNGGTWQSLGTIAGNTSGNFSANLDPAHSAIRLRTTSGFDQNETFSIDNVSVALGPNSGIDIINGDGGDDTIIWNANAAAPTDGRDLVNGGTEGAAGDTFSIVGNASAEDYRIYTRAAWLAIAGNLATSLAAGSEIVVTRNGTNASSIIAELSEIEEIRINGADPTGSGTAGGDTFAVFGDFSATSLRLNTITIDGDAGDDTIDISALSSAHRIVFRSNGGHDTIVGTLRPEDVIDLGADPSGYTSSVVDGVTTLSNGEHSVSYRASGSGPQVGHDNDDEDEEDEDDQDIDEDDDDQDEDSGGDDGDDDGSASINPTHVVGTPQDDMLLGTSSGDLVFGFAGTDYIIAGAGADVIRAGTGNDFADGQAGRDILFGEDGNDDLFGGADDDLIYGDAGNDRLFGQDGNDLIDGGDGNDTVFGGAGNDMFVASMDDGNDTYYGGDISGDAGIDTLDMGFLTANAIVDLGTGVNGRGSVVSSQSGTDTLYGVENVVTGSGNDRIVMSNAVNVVDGGQGQDIFVFGSATAAHGDTIRGFEAGDKIDLSGIDANSAAAGNDTFTLQGGQAATAPGQLVITYETREDGEYTVVSGNTAGDAAPEFRINIAGHHVLTGSDFNL; encoded by the coding sequence ATGGTAACCTACATCAGAAGCGACCTCGATTTTATTCTCGAGCAGATCAAGATCGCGGAAAAGCACGCTGCTTATGTTGCTAATCCGAACGATCCCAACGCCGCTCCGCTTTACGGCGTCGGTCAGGCAGGCCAGGTCGGCTCCGTACCAGCCTATACGTTGAGCCTGGGGCTCCGTACCGTTGACGGCTCCTACAACAACCTGCTGCCGGGCCAGGAAAAATGGGGTGCGGCCGACCTGCCATTCCCGGAATTGCTGAACCCGCAATACCGCACCGCAGATGGCACGTTCTTTGACCCTGATGGTCCTGGACCGGCGCCCGCAATGCCGACGTCGCCAAACTACAACCCATCCAATAACCCCAACTCGCTGGTATTCGACTCCAGTCTGCGCACGATCTCCAACCTGATTGTCGACCAGACGCTGTCTAATCCGGCCGCGATCATCAAGGGTTTGCAGCTCGGCGGCGTGATGGAAGCAAGCCTTGTCAATGTCGCCTTGGTCCAGGCAATCTACCAGGCCTATAAGCCTGCTGCGGATGCCGAATACCAGGCGCGCGTCGTCATGGATGCCGCCAAGACAGCTGCCAATGCGCTCAACGATGGCAACCCGGACACTCCCCCGAGTCAGGCAGAACAGACGGCACTTGATGCGCTAGCCACTGCAACCGCGGCTCACGATCTCACTGTGGTCAACCTGGAAGCGGCGAGCGCAACACGTGACGCAGCGCTTGTACCGTTCGGCATCGTCATGGATGGCGACAATGTCCAGATCTCAAACGTTTCACCAGACGTCGGACTTTCAGCTCCGTTCAATTCCTGGTTCACCCTTTTTGGCCAGTTCTTCGACCACGGCCTCGACCTCGTGAACAAGGGTGGCAGCGGCACGGTCTTCATCCCGCTGCAGCCCGATGACCCACTCTATGTGGAAGGCAGCCACACCAACTTCATGGTGCTTACCCGCGCGACGGTCTCGCCTGGTGCCGATGGTGTCATGGGTACTGCCGACGACGTGCGCCCCGTCAACACCACGACGCCGTTTGTCGACCAGAACCAGACCTATTCCTCCCACGCATCGCACCAGGTCTTCCTGCGCCAATATGCGATGGGAGCGGATGGAAAGCCGCACGCAACGGGCAATCTGATCGAGGGTCGTGACGCAAACAACGGCACGACCGGTGTAGGCGCAGGGGGCATGGCCACCTGGGGTGAGGTCAAGGAGCAGGCCAAGATGCTTGGCATCCTGCTGACCGATCAGGATGTCGGCGCCGTGCCGCTATTGCGCACCGATGCCTATGGCAACTTCATCCCTAATGCCCAAGGGTTTGCGCAGGTTATTACCGGTGTAGGCGCCGACGGCATTCCCAACACTGCTGATGATATCGTGATTTCCGGCACACCGAGTGCACCGGTCAGTCTTGCCACCGCGATCCGCATCAATGCAGCATTCCTTGCGGACATTGCTCATGACGCGGTTCCCAATGGCCTTGCGGATGGCGACATCGAAATTGGCTTGCAAAACCCGGGCAACAATCCCGCTGTTTATGACAACGAGCTACTGGACGCCCATTTCATCGCCGGCGATGGCCGCGTGAACGAGAATATCGGCCTCACCGCGGTCCACCATATCTTCCATTCCGAGCATAATCGGCTGGTCGAACACACCAAGGAAATGGTGCTCGCCAGCAAGGACATGGCCTTCATCAATGAGTGGCTGCGGCTCGACCTGACGCAGGACCAGGTTAATGCCCTTCCCACTGATGCCGCTGCGATCGCGGCCTATGCGGCGACATTGACCTGGGATGGCGAGCGCTTGTTCCAGGCTGCCAAGTTCGGCACCGAAATGCAGTACCAGCACACGGTGTTCGAGGATTTTGCCCGCAAAATTCAGCCGAACATCGACTTCTTCGTGGTTCCCGACGGTTATCACGCAGACATCAACCCGACCATAGTCGCCGAGTTCGCTCATGTCGTGTACCGGTTTGGGCACTCGATGCTGAACGAGCAGATCGATCGGCTAGACTCTTCCTTCACCAACGACCAGATCAGCCTCATCAAGGGCTTTCTCAACCCGATCGAGTTCGACTCGGGCCACACCGTGGCGGACAACATTGCGGCCGGCGACATCATTCGCGGCATGACGCGCCAGGTCGGCAACGAAATCGACGAGTTCGTTACCAGCGCGCTACGCAACAACCTGCTCGGCCTGCCGCTCGACCTCTCCACGATCAACCTTGCCCGTGGCCGCGATGTCGGCGTGCCGTCGCTTAATGCGGCTCGCCGCGACTTCTTCGAAGCCAGCCAGCACGCGCCTGAACTCAAGCCCTATGACAGCTGGGTCGAGTTCGCCGGCAATCTCAAGAATGAAGCGTCGGTTATCAACTTCATGGCCGCTTATGGCACGCACAGCTCGATCACCAGCGAATCGACGGTGGAAGGCAAGCGCGCTGCTGCGATGGCGATCATCTTCGGCGTGCAGCAAACCATAATCGACAATCCTAATACCGCCGCCAATGAAGCGCGCACGATCGGCGTTCCGGCGGATGCCGAGGCTTTCCTAAACAGCACCGGGGCTTGGGCCAGCAATCCGGTCACTGGCGTGACCATCACCGGTCTTGATCTCATCGACCTCTGGATCGGCGGCCTGGCCGAAAAGATCCTGCCTTTTGGCGGCATGCTTGGCTCGACCTTCAACTTCGTCTTCGAAGTTCAGCTCGAGCAGCTCCAGGACGGCGATCGGTTCTACTACCTCCAGCGCCTTGACGGCCTCCATTTGCTGTCGGAAATGGAGAACAACACCTTCGCCAAGATCATCAGCCTCAATGCTGACGCAGGGCACCTGCCTTCGGACGTGTTCTCGACGCCTGGCCTCATTCTTGAAGTCGACCAGACCAGGCAATGGAATCCGGGGCTTGGCAATGCAGATCCGGCCGGCGGCAGCATCCTCACGCCTCTGGTGATCCGCAACAATCCGGCTACCCCCGGAACCGACACGAACTACCTCAAGTACACAGGCACCGACCACGTTCTGCTCGGTGGTACGGACGGCAATGATATTCTGATCGGCAGCGAAGGCGACGACACCCTTTATGCCGATGGCGGCAATGACCGGCTTGAAGGCGGTTCCGGCAACGACTCCTATTTTGGCGGTGCAGGCGACGACATCATTTCCGACCTCTTCGGCGACGACATCATTCGCGCCGGGACCGGACATGACGCCATCAATGCCGGCGCTGGCGTCGATCTGATCGTCGGCGACGAAGGCCAGGACTTCATCATTCTCGGTGCCGACACGCTCGACGAAGCGTTCGGCGGGGTCGGCAACGACTTCGTCCTCGGCAGCAAGACCACCGAGCAAACCCTTGGCGGCGAAGGCGATGACTGGATCGAAATCGGTGCCTGGACCGGCGCGGTCGGCGATGACTTCGACGACCAGTTCCAGGCCGACTCGGTCAAGGGTCACGACGTGTTCCACGGCGACGGCGGCTTTGACGAGTTCATCGGCGAAGGCGGCGACGACATTTATTTCGGCAGCCTCGGCCGCGGCAAGTTCGATGGCATGTCCGGCTATGACTGGGCGACCTATTCCGACATGAACTTCGTCGTCGACGTCGACCTAGCCCGTCAAATCCTGCCCGGCCTGCCTGTTCTGCCTGCCAATGTTGCCCTCGACACCTTTACCCAGGTGGAAGGCGCTTCTGGCTCCCGCCTTGCCGACGTGATCCGCGGCACCGACGTGACCGCGGCCGATGTGCCGACCGAAGGCTTCCGCGGCAGTGCGCTGGACGCCGAAGGCATCGCGCTGATCACCGGCCTGCAGCAATTGTTGAACGGCGCGGGTCCCGCATCGTTCGACGCACAGGGCAGGTTTGTGGGCGGCAATATCCTGCTCGGCGGCGATGGCAGCGACCTTATCGAGGGTCGCGGCGGCGACGACATCATCGATGGCGACAAGTGGCTGCGGGTCCGCATCGCCGTCATGTCGAGTTTCGACGAGAATGGACCGACCGGCACGAATGTGTTGAGCTACCATACGTCGATGAAGACGCTGGTCTCGGACGTCATGTCCGGCAAGATCAATCCCGGCCAGCTCAAGATCGTTCGCGACATCACCTCTGAAGGTGCGGACAACGTAGCCGATATCGACACGGCGCTCTATTCGGACGTGCGGGCGAACTACTCGTTCTCCGCCAATGCCGACGGCACGCTTGTCGTGACCCATGCCGGTGGTCTTGCTACCGACGGCACTGACATGCTGCGCAACATCGAGCGGCTGCAGTTCAGCGATGGCACCTCGATCAACATTATCGTGGGAACGCCGTTCAGCGACAACGGACTGGCGCCGCAGGGCTCGGCTCCGCTCAACCAGCCTGTTCTGAACGGAACGGCAGGGGATGACCTGATCCTCGGTCTGGCCGGGTCGGACGTACTGAATGGCGGCGCCGGAAACGACATTCTCGTTGGCGGCGCAGATGGCACAGCGGCGTCGTCGTCCACGACGACGACCACATTTACGGACAATTTCAACACCAGCAGCTTTGGCAACGGGGGGCCGAACTGGGACCCCGATTGGGTCGAGACCGGCGACAACAATAATGCCGGAAGCGGTCAGATCCGTATCGACGACGGGAACAATACCCTGCGAATCGTAGGTGGCACCCAGAACATTGGGGGCAACCAGACAGGTCCCGCAAACGGTGCAACAATTACTCGTGCCGTCAATCTCGTCGGCGCTGACACGGTGACGATCACCTTCTCGGCGAACCCAGACAGCCTTGAAGCGGGCGAGTCCGTTGTCGCTGAATTCACTGCTAACGGAACCACTTGGGTGCCGATGGCCACTATCACGGGCAACGGTGCGAACCAGAACTACAGCTACACCGCAACCGGTCCATTCCCGAATGCATCTGTTCGCTTTGTTGCAAGCGCGATGAATGAGACCAACGACGTCGTCAACATCGACGACCTCGTCATAACCCGCAGCACTGTAACCATCACCCAGGTAGCCGGTGGCGACACTCTTAACGGTGGCCTCGGAGACGATACCTACTCGTTCGGCTTCGGCGACGGCAATGACGTGATCAACGAGCTTGCCAACCAGGGTACTGCCGACCGCATCTCTATCCTGGCGCCGAGCACCGGGATCGATCCGCTGACCGACCTGGCGATCCGCACCATTACGAGCCTCGATGCCAGCGACAGCAATACCGGTACAGCCAATGGCGATCTGGTCATCAACTATGGGCTGACCAATGGCACCACGACCTCCAACCAGTCCATCAGGGTGGCGGGCCACTATTCCGGCAATGTCGCTGGGACCGGCGTGGAACGCATCAACTTTAACGGTGCCACTTACGCCGGATACGCGCTTGGCACCGACGACTACCTGATCAGCCGCGCCGACCCGAATGCCCGCGACAGCGTTGCCAACGGCGTCAATCTCTCAGCCTCGACTGTCAGCAACTTCATTGCCGGTGAGAACGGCGTGAACGACGCCATTACGGGCGGCACTGTCAACGACCTGATCTTTGGCGGCACCGGCAACAACGACCTGGTCGGCGGTCTCGGAGATGACCTGTTGGTCGGCGGCTCCGGCAGCGACCGGCTCGACGCTCGACCGAATGGCGACCCGGCAAATCCGGATTTTGCCGGTGCCCTGGGCGCAGATACGATGATTGGCGGAGCGGGCAATGACGTCTATGGCGTCGACGACCTGCTCGATGTCGTGGTCGAACTCGCCGGTGGCGGCAACGATCGCGTCGAGACCTTCCTCACCAGCCTCTCGCTCGAACTCATGGCCAATGTGGAGGACCTCACCTATCAAGGCGCTGATGCCGGCCAATTCGTCGGTACCGGCAACGCGCTGAACAACATCATCAGTGGCGGCGACCTTGCCGACACTTTGAGCGGCCTGGCGGGCAACGACACGCTGGTTGGCGGTCTGGGCGCCGATACCATGATCGGCGGTGACGGCAGCGACGTCTACTTCGTCGACGATGCCGGGGACGTCGTTACGGAAACCAACACCAGCACAGCGGCCACGGAAGTCGACCGGGTGGAATCCGACATCTCCTACACGCTCGGTGCGAACGTCGAAAACCTCGATCTCAACGGCGCCAATGCCGCGATCAATGGTACCGGCAACGCGCTCAACAACGTCATCAATGGCAATGACGGCGTGAACCAGCTTTTCGGCGGTGCGGGCAACGACACCCTCGTCGGCAATGACGGCAACGATCTGCTCGACGGCGGCACTGGCGACGACACGCTGAACGGTGGTGATGACAATGACACCATCATCGGGGGCGCTGGAAACGACACGATCGACGTCGGCAACGGGTTCAACACCATCATCTACAACGCTACGGGCTTTGGTAACGACATCATCAACAGCTTCGACTCTGCGGGTGGTACGCCGGCCAACCAGGATCGCATCGATCTTAGCGGCCTCGGGGTCACGGCAGCCAACTTCGCCTCCCGTGTCTTCGAGACGGCGGCGGGCAATGACACGATCATCACCATTCGCGAGAACGGTGCAAATTCCGCAATCCAGGGCACGATTCGCATCAATGGTTCAAATACGGCGGCGATCGACCAGACAGATTTCACGCTTGCAACGACGGCCCCCGTGCTTGCCGGTGCGACAGCCGGAAATGACGTGCTCAACGGGACGGCCGCGGCCAATACCATCAACGGGCTTGCCGGGGCAGACGTCATCAATGGTGGCGACGGCAATGATGTCATCATTGGTGGTGCCGGCATCGCGGCTGGCACATATGCCGACGCCTTTGCCGCCGCAGCGTTTAACAACAATACCGGCACGCTGAACTTTGCCGGTAACTGGACCGAAACGGGCGACAACAACAATGCCGCCAGCGGCGACATCCTGATCACCGGCGGCGTGCTTCGCTTCGCTTCCACGATCGACGCCAATGACAGTATCGCCCGGGCTATCAATCTCACCGGGGCTACCGCACCAACCCTGAGCTTCACCTACCAGGGCGCGGCAGCCGGCGAAACGATCGTTGTCGAAGCGCTCAATGGTGGGACCTGGCAGTCCCTCGGCACTATTGCCGGTAATACGTCCGGCAACTTCTCGGCCAATCTCGATCCGGCGCATTCTGCGATCCGTCTCCGCACGACGAGCGGCTTCGATCAAAACGAAACGTTCTCGATCGACAATGTCTCCGTCGCACTCGGACCGAACAGCGGCATCGACATCATCAATGGCGACGGCGGCGACGACACCATCATCTGGAACGCCAATGCTGCCGCTCCCACCGACGGGCGTGACCTGGTCAATGGCGGCACGGAAGGGGCAGCCGGCGATACGTTCTCGATCGTTGGCAATGCCTCGGCTGAAGACTACCGCATCTATACACGGGCCGCCTGGCTGGCGATTGCCGGAAATCTGGCGACGTCCCTCGCCGCCGGGTCTGAAATCGTGGTCACTCGTAACGGGACCAACGCATCCTCCATTATCGCCGAACTCAGCGAGATCGAGGAAATTCGGATCAATGGGGCCGATCCAACCGGATCAGGGACGGCAGGCGGCGATACCTTTGCGGTGTTCGGCGACTTCTCGGCCACAAGCCTGCGTCTCAACACCATCACCATCGATGGCGATGCCGGCGATGACACGATCGATATCTCGGCCCTGTCTTCTGCGCATCGCATCGTGTTCCGCTCCAATGGCGGTCACGACACCATTGTGGGAACCTTGCGTCCCGAGGACGTGATCGATCTTGGTGCTGATCCTTCGGGCTACACATCTTCGGTCGTCGATGGCGTGACGACGCTGAGCAATGGCGAGCATAGCGTCAGCTATCGCGCCAGCGGCAGCGGGCCTCAAGTTGGCCATGACAACGATGATGAGGACGAGGAGGACGAGGACGATCAGGACATCGACGAAGATGACGATGACCAGGACGAGGACTCCGGCGGCGATGATGGCGATGACGATGGTTCTGCTTCCATCAACCCGACGCACGTCGTTGGTACGCCCCAGGACGACATGCTGCTCGGCACATCGAGCGGGGACCTGGTATTCGGCTTTGCTGGAACGGACTACATCATCGCTGGTGCCGGAGCGGACGTGATCCGTGCCGGAACGGGCAATGACTTTGCCGATGGTCAAGCAGGTCGCGACATCCTCTTCGGCGAAGACGGCAATGACGATCTGTTCGGCGGCGCCGATGACGACCTCATCTACGGCGATGCGGGCAACGACCGGCTCTTCGGTCAGGACGGCAACGATCTGATCGACGGCGGCGACGGCAACGACACCGTCTTTGGCGGAGCCGGCAACGACATGTTCGTTGCCTCCATGGACGACGGTAACGACACCTATTACGGCGGCGATATCTCCGGCGATGCAGGTATCGATACCCTGGACATGGGCTTCCTGACCGCCAATGCGATCGTCGATCTTGGAACCGGCGTCAATGGACGGGGCAGCGTCGTCAGCAGTCAGAGCGGCACGGACACGCTTTATGGCGTTGAGAATGTCGTCACCGGTTCGGGCAATGACCGGATCGTCATGAGCAATGCCGTCAACGTTGTCGACGGCGGACAAGGGCAGGACATCTTCGTGTTCGGCTCGGCGACCGCCGCTCACGGCGATACGATCCGCGGCTTTGAAGCAGGGGACAAGATCGATCTTTCCGGCATCGACGCCAACTCTGCCGCTGCCGGCAACGACACCTTCACCCTGCAAGGGGGACAGGCAGCGACGGCACCTGGTCAGCTCGTGATCACCTACGAAACACGGGAGGATGGGGAATATACGGTGGTGTCGGGCAACACCGCCGGGGACGCTGCTCCCGAGTTCCGCATCAATATCGCGGGCCACCATGTGCTGACGGGCTCGGACTTCAACCTTTAG
- a CDS encoding type I secretion system permease/ATPase, translated as MAEQRGNDMLRKQFKSIAVFLFWISGIINVLALTGSFYMLQIYDRALTSGSIPTLAALSVLAVGLYLFQGLFDVIRSQLLVRIGARFDRMLSPIAHRVSVDMPRFGFSTSEALERGRDVDTIRGFLGGQGPVALYDLPWVPLYVLFVYFLHPLLGAVTLGGAIVLTLLTVLTEFKSRKLATAAQQAGLLRNAIADSNTRNADILKAMGFAGRAVARFNEANREHLLLQTQASDVIGTFGAFSRVLRMILQSALLGLGAYLTIQGQMSAGAIIAVSVASSRALAPIDMAIANWKGVVAARQSFKRLRDTMVALAGLTKPLDLPAPVKSLKVDKVTVAAPTSGRVLLTEVSFELKAGQALGVIGPSGGGKTTLVRALTGIWPALRGTIRLDDADLNQWDEDKIGQYVGYLPQDVALLDGTIVENITRLSPQRDARAIVAATKAAGVHEMIVRLPEGYDTQLGPMGTALSAGQRQRLGLARALYGNPFVVLMDEPNSFLDAEGEQALNDAIRQIRARGGIAVVIAHRPSILAEVDMVAVIQNGRMTAFGPKEEIVAGQRQANANTLKVVEPRMETGVPA; from the coding sequence ATGGCCGAGCAGCGCGGCAACGACATGCTTCGCAAGCAGTTCAAGAGCATCGCGGTTTTTCTGTTCTGGATTTCGGGCATCATCAACGTCCTGGCGCTGACGGGCTCGTTCTACATGCTCCAGATCTACGACCGGGCGCTGACCAGCGGCAGTATCCCGACCCTGGCCGCACTTTCGGTGCTCGCGGTGGGGCTTTACCTCTTCCAGGGCCTGTTCGACGTCATCCGCAGCCAACTGCTGGTGCGCATCGGCGCCCGGTTCGATCGGATGCTGTCGCCGATCGCGCATCGGGTGAGCGTGGACATGCCGCGCTTCGGCTTCTCAACCAGTGAGGCGCTGGAACGCGGACGGGACGTCGATACGATCCGAGGCTTTTTGGGAGGGCAGGGGCCGGTGGCGCTCTATGACCTGCCCTGGGTTCCGCTCTACGTCTTGTTTGTCTACTTCCTTCATCCGCTTCTGGGTGCAGTCACCCTTGGCGGTGCGATCGTCCTGACACTTCTGACGGTGCTGACGGAGTTCAAGTCGCGCAAGCTCGCCACCGCGGCACAGCAGGCCGGGTTGCTGCGCAACGCCATTGCGGACTCCAACACGCGCAATGCCGACATCCTCAAGGCCATGGGCTTTGCTGGACGCGCCGTGGCGCGCTTCAACGAAGCGAACCGCGAGCATCTGCTGCTGCAGACCCAAGCCAGCGACGTGATCGGCACGTTCGGCGCCTTCTCACGCGTGCTGCGCATGATCCTCCAATCGGCTCTGCTTGGCCTTGGTGCCTACCTCACCATCCAGGGCCAGATGTCCGCCGGCGCGATCATCGCGGTGTCCGTTGCATCGTCGCGTGCCCTGGCCCCCATCGACATGGCCATTGCCAACTGGAAGGGCGTCGTTGCGGCACGGCAGTCGTTCAAGCGTCTTCGCGACACCATGGTTGCGCTGGCCGGTCTTACAAAGCCGCTGGACCTTCCGGCTCCGGTCAAGTCGCTCAAGGTCGACAAGGTTACCGTGGCGGCGCCGACATCGGGCCGGGTGTTGCTGACGGAAGTCAGCTTCGAGCTCAAGGCAGGGCAGGCGCTTGGCGTTATCGGTCCGAGCGGCGGCGGCAAGACGACGCTGGTGCGCGCACTCACCGGGATTTGGCCTGCCTTGCGCGGCACTATCCGCCTGGACGACGCGGACCTCAACCAGTGGGACGAGGACAAGATCGGCCAATATGTGGGCTATCTGCCGCAGGACGTGGCGCTGCTTGACGGGACGATCGTCGAAAACATTACCCGCCTTTCGCCGCAGCGCGACGCCCGCGCCATCGTGGCCGCGACCAAAGCTGCCGGCGTTCACGAGATGATCGTGCGTCTGCCCGAGGGCTACGACACCCAGCTTGGGCCCATGGGGACTGCGCTCTCGGCTGGTCAACGCCAGCGGCTCGGCCTTGCCCGTGCCCTTTACGGCAATCCCTTCGTGGTTCTGATGGACGAACCCAATTCCTTTCTCGACGCCGAAGGCGAGCAGGCACTCAATGACGCCATTCGCCAGATCCGCGCCCGCGGCGGCATTGCCGTGGTCATCGCCCACCGGCCATCGATCCTTGCCGAGGTGGACATGGTGGCCGTCATCCAGAACGGCCGGATGACAGCCTTCGGCCCCAAGGAAGAAATCGTTGCGGGTCAGCGCCAGGCCAATGCCAACACGCTCAAGGTCGTTGAGCCGCGTATGGAAACCGGGGTGCCAGCATGA